From the genome of Labrus bergylta chromosome 12, fLabBer1.1, whole genome shotgun sequence, one region includes:
- the cd34 gene encoding uncharacterized protein cd34: MAKHMWRMNGLWGRMAGVLLLCALLFSNEVMCQDDDDAAAADPTDAADPAADPGAVTDASAASAPTDASAAPDAGAPPTDAAAAAADAAADATVEPAAPGDSVFPATIINVVLNSSGGTSGTNAPATVEDKASAAVVPVVTSVVKAVVPDVKCVGKEDIPESAIKVTVVTTDCDATKRIIQDNPAGWCNKENCNLKISQEGNTIQMASEDAKLSTLVDAVQSAGLKNQLGVTKVETPSSSGSSVFVGILISGLLAAIGITVGYFKCPRKGDAKGVRLAEEAYPADQENQGNTLVSVAPLNPPPETPEKPSVNGESPEAAKTEPSPPPTNGAPTTKTADTEL, translated from the exons ATGAGGTGATGTGtcaagatgatgatgatgctgcagcagcagacccCACCGACGCAGCTGACCCAGCCGCAGACCCTGGTGCTG TGACAGATGCTTCAGCTGCCAGTGCACCTACGGATGCCTCAGCTGCCCCAGATGCAGGTGCTCCCCCgactgatgctgctgctgctgctgctgatgctgctgctgatgctacTGTAGAACCTGCTGCTCCTGGAGATAGTGTGTTTCCAGCAACCATCATAAATGTTGTACTCAATTCTAGTGGGGGCACCTCAGGGACCAATGCTCCTGCCACTGTAGAAGACAAAGCCTCAGCTGCTGTGGTTCCAGTAGTGACCAGTGTTGTTAAAGCCGTGGTG CCTGATGTGAAGTGTGTTGGAAAAGAGGACATACCAGAAAGTGCTATCAAGGTTACGGTGGTCACAACTGACTGT GATGCCACTAAACGCATCATTCAGGATAATCCTGCAGGCTGGTGCAACAAGGAAAACTGTAACCTAAAAATCTCCCAGGAGGGCAACACAATCCAAATGGCCAGTGAAGATG CTAAATTGAGTACTTTGGTTGATGCCGTCCAGAGTGCTGGTTTGAAGAATCAG ctgGGTGTGACAAAAGTGGAGACCCCGTCCTCATCAGGTTCCTCTGTCTTCGTGGGGATCCTGATCAGTGGTCTGCTTGCCGCCATAGGGATCACTGTTGGTTACTTCAAATGCCCACGCAAAGGCGATGCCAAAGGAGTGAGGCTG GCAGAGGAGGCCTATCCAGCAGACCAGGAGAACCAGGGGAACACTCTGGTATCCGTGGCTCCCCTGAACCCTCCACCAGAGACCCCGGAGAAACCCAGCGTGAACGGAGAGTCTCCTGAGGCAGCCAAGACCGagccttctcctcctcccaccaACGGCGCCCCCACCACCAAGACGGCAGACACCGAGCTGTGA